One genomic segment of Pagrus major chromosome 13, Pma_NU_1.0 includes these proteins:
- the LOC141006997 gene encoding hexokinase-2-like gives MSALISKKAKMSGDCSVLHLDGIPEDTLSKVQDYLEPFRLSLEKLQEVSARLRKDLIRGLGKHSHHKAAVKMLPTFVRATPDGTESGDFLALDLGGTNFRVLHVRVVEEEQKMLKMDSQICAIPQEMMLGTGEQLFDHIAACLGDFLVSQDLKGHTLPLGFTFSFPCEQLEIDKSILIRWTKGFKCSGVEGKDVVKLLKEAIQRRGDYDIGSVAMVNDTVGTMMSCGYRDQSCEIGMIIGTGTNACYMEEMANVKRVEGEAGRMCINTEWGGFGDDGCLRDILTESDSEVDETSINPGVHTFEKMISGMYLGEVVRLVLVKLTKEKLLFKGQTSEDLLTPNTFLTKFISEIEEEDSGLENTQNILTKLGLKWDDVDARVVRLVCDTISSRSARLCAAALATLANRIRVNRRLDHLKTTVGVDGTVYRKHPNFSEELQATVRLLAPKCDITFLVSEDGSGKGAAMVTAVAQRLALQSRLLEDSDGEDEDEEEEEEEEDK, from the exons ATGAGCGCGCTGATTTCCAAGAAGGCCAAAATGAGCGGCGACTGTTCGGTCCTGCACCTGGACGGCATCCCCGAAGACACGCTCAGCAAG gtgcaGGACTACCTGGAGCCTTTCCGTCTGTCTCTGGAGAAGCTGCAGGAGGTTTCTGCTCGGCTTAGGAAAGATCTGATTCGAGGTTTGGGGAAACACAGTCATCACAAGGCGGCCGTCAAGATGCTGCCCACGTTCGTCAGGGCCACACCGGACGGGACGG AGAGCGGCGACTTCCTGGCGTTGGATCTCGGTGGAACAAACTTCCGAGTGCTTCACGTCCgtgtggtggaggaggagcagaagatgCTGAAGATGGACAGTCAGATCTGCGCCATCCCACAGGAAATGATGCTGGGGACTGGAGAGCag CTGTTCGACCACATCGCGGCCTGTCTGGGCGACTTCCTCGTCTCTCAGGATCTGAAGGGACACACTCTTCCTCTGGGCTTCACCTTCTCGTTCCCCTGTGAACAGCTAGAGATCGACaag AGCATCCTGATCCGCTGGACCAAAGGCTTCAAATGCTCCGGCGTGGAGGGAAAAGACGTGGTGAAGCTTCTGAAAGAGGCCATTCAGAGGAGAGGG gattATGATATAGGTTCAGTTGCCATGGTGAACGACACGGTGGGCACGATGATGAGCTGCGGCTACAGAGACCAGAGCTGTGAGATCGGCATGATCATCG gaACAGGAACCAACGCCTGCTACATGGAGGAGATGGCGAACGTGAAGCGGGTGGAGGGCGAGGCCGGCCGCATGTGCATCAACACAGAGTGGGGCGGCTTCGGAGACGACGGCTGCCTGAGAGACATCCTGACCGAGTCTGACTCGGAGGTGGACGAGACGTCCATCAACCCCGGCGTCCACAC CTTTGAGAAGATGATCAGCGGGATGTATTTGGGAGAAGTCGTTCGTCTTGTCCTGGTGAAGCTGACGAAGGAGAAGCTGCTGTTTAAAGGACAGACGTCAGAGGATCTGCTGACCCCGAACACATTTCTGACAAAGTTCATCTCTGAGATTGAGGA GGAGGACAGCGGTCTGGAAAACACGCAGAATATTCTCACTAAGTTGGGTTTGAAGTGGGACGACGTCGACGCCCGCGTGGTGCGTCTGGTCTGCGACACCATCTCCTCGCGCTCAGCCCGCCTCTGTGCCGCCGCCCTGGCAACGCTCGCCAACCGCATCCGCGTCAACCGCAGACTGGACCATCTGAAGACCACGGTGGGGGTGGACGGGACGGTGTACAGGAAACACCCAAA TTTCAGCGAGGAGCTCCAGGCGACGGTGCGCCTCCTCGCCCCCAAGTGTGACATCACCTTCCTCGTCTCGGAGGACGGCAGCGGGAAGGGCGCTGCCATGGTAACAGCCGTGGCGCAGCGGCTGGCTCTCCAGTCCCGACTGTTAGAGGACAGCGACGGCGAGgacgaggatgaagaggaggaggaggaggaggaagacaaataA